AATAGACAGATTTTAAATTCCACGTCCCATAATTGCACACCAGAAATATTTGGGTTCCTCCATATCAGAGAGGCAAGAAGCTCAATACAGAGGACGAAAAATTTATGGGGATAACGGACATCCCATGGTGGCTTCAGTTAAAGAGAAGGCAACTAACGTATGTATGATGGGGGATTTTGATGGAGGTGGTAGGATTCGAAAAAAGTCCCCACAGAGCAGTCAGGAACCTGTCCAAAATGCCAAACATAAAAGGCCAACCCAGCCTATCAAAAGCCTTTTTGGTGTCTAGACTAAGCATCAGGGCCTGTTCTGACTGACGATTGATTATATCTATAAGGTATATGAGCCTTCTTATGTTGtccacattttctttatttttatttgtaaatactTCTGAAATTCATGTAATTTTCCCCCCGATTCCAAATGATGGACTATTTTGTGTTGGTCCATTACATAAAATCACAATGAAATAAATTTACATCTGTAGTTATACCATGAAAACACACTtatgcactgtttcccaaccacggtgcttctggctgtctgggcatgctgggagttgtagttttgcaacagctggaggcaccctgattgggaaacactggtatactgtAACTGTCATCAGTCCTCAAACCAACACATGACCATGGCCAACTTGTAACCACTGGAAGTAAACAATGATGGTCCCCATGGAATAacaacagcaagcagagatcatgaaacccaataaaaaaaaaaacgtaaaacccCTTCAGTAGAACAAGGAAGCCAAAATATTAATGCAAATGATGTAGATTTCTAATAATGATTCTCCACGCCTTCATAATCTGTGCCACACCTAAGATTTTAATGAGCATAATAAAATAATGCCTGGCCTTGTGCCCAGAACCGTTCCAATATAAATAGATCAGTACATATGACAGTTAGAGGCATCTCTTGAGAGAAGGAAGTGAGTGTGGAGTTTCAAGATTATTTACAAGATGGCAAttgaacaaataaacaataaggtatatttctttaaatttattttaaaaatgtaaaaatgttatgCTTTGACTGAAATCTAGATATTCTGAAGGGCCTTCAAAGTCATGATGCTAAGTTGCTACTTTCCCATGCAAAGAGTTGTAGCCGTCGTGTTTCTGGGGCATGGCTCAATGTTCTTATGTCGAATTTTTACAgaaactgatttaaaaaaaatgactgaCTGAGTGAAAAAAAACGATATACCTCTGTGTGAAATTGGAGGTGACTGTAGGTCAGAACAACTTTGTTGTACGGAACTATGATATGGCCTAGTGCTTGAATCCTAAGTAAAAGAAGGTGCTAATTTACAGTGCTTGTTCAAAATATTTTTGGGTAGCACAAGTTGTTGTAATAATACCATATCATGCAGCTCCTACAGGTTGGCACATTTTGTGTGTGTCCCTAGGCATTTAGGGACATTTTTTGGttagtttaaaggggcactccagtggaaacaactttttttttaaatcaactggtgccagaaagttaaacagatttgtaaattacttctatttaaaaatctttatccttccagtacttatcagctactatttgctacagaggaacttctttacttttttaatttattttttgtctaccacagtgctctctgctgacacatctctccatgtcaggaactgtccagagcaggagagttttgcattggggatttgcttctgctctggacagttcttaaaatggacagaggtgtcagcagagagcactgtggtcagactaaaaagcaattcaaaaagaaaagaacttctgtagcatacagcagattataagtactggaaggattaagatttttaaattgaagtaatttacaaatctgtttaactttctggcaccagttgattttttaaaggcctctttacaaataaaaaaaacaatctgattggtggctatgggcaactacaccattcTTACACTaaacaggttatgataaatctcccccatgctcTCCAGTACTGAACACAATATTCCAAGTGAGAACTCACGAGTGCTCTGTACAgcagcacttctctctctactgctaatacctctccctatacacctttgagcacttccctctttctactgctaatacctctccctatacacccaagcaatCTGATCAAGGCTCTTATATGGGTCTGACATTGACTTACAGGGTAGCCTCCTTTAGGTGGCAATAGAAAGACAGTTTTGCTTCTTCTGAGGAAAATGTAATTGCATAGATTTTCCCATGGAGCTATAAGTCTCCATACATCAGCTgagcaacataattgaaaatttgCATCAAtctccaattttttttgtttgttatttatttgtttatgcatttgtttatttatttatgtatttcttACAATGTGTTTCTGCTTAGTGGTTAATAATAAGTAAGATGGGAACCTGAATTTTAACCTGTGTTCTCCATTCACACACTGTTCTGCTTCTTTCTTTCTGGTTATCTAATTATTGTCACCACATCAATATTTTCTCCAGATATTTTCTGTATAGAAAACATATTACCTGTTGGAGTAGTAATAAAAAGGATGACATACGTATGTGGAACTCTGGTGTGTATAGTGGCTAGTTGAGGACAGACTTGAGTACAAACAATACATTTGCGGTATCCAAAGAAATGATGGGGGTTATTGTGCAAGCTAGCTGAAAGTAGTTGTCCTGTAGAGAAGCAGATGATAATGTCACATGGCATGGTGGTGAAGCTAAGTTAGTGGCCCCTTGTGAGCCCAACAATCATTTTGTCATATGAGTTGTCCCCTAAGACTTTAAGCACTAGACCATAACAGTTTATTTTGACCACTGCACTATGGTctaggtgtatatatacttaGCAGTGGCAGGGCTCGATAAGTCTGGCAAAAGCTTGACCTAGAAAGGTTTTGAGTCCATCCCTATCTGGGAGAGGAGGCTAAACTAGGCTGAACTCTTCCCACAGCCTTCTAGAAGTTTATTGTGTAGAAACTGGTTGGAAATcatcatgtgaccaaggcatcaATCATCTGAGACAAGGAACATGCATATTTTAAATACTACACTCTTACTTTATCTCAGTGAATGCTATTAAGTCAATACAATGTACAAAGAGTTTGTAACTTAACTTACAATATCCTCACATACAGATTTATGCAATTTGAAGGTTTTCTCACGGTTGCATGGCAGCATCATATGTATACTAGCTAGACCACAGGTTATGAGACACTACATATAAAAAAGCAGTGAATGCATAGAATTGTTGGTAATTAATTGAACAACTCAGTAAATTATTCCTTTTTATGTACATTTAGTCATGTAAGCCCATATTTATCAATTTGCCTAAAACTAAAACTGTACAATATTTCCTTGCTACAAACAGCTGTTTGAGAGTTGGGAacccaccatacacattagatagtttGCTAGTTCAGCCACATGTCACATGTCCAATGTGTATGCTCAACTTAAGGCTAAGCCTTCAAAGTAACATGAAATGGGCTTTAAAACACTATACAATTGTGGTTGCATTGTTGAGATTTCCCTATGTTACTTATATTTCTAgctttagggtctatttacacatacagtattctgtgcagatttgatgcacaggatttcaagttGTGTtcggtcattcagtttacattgaaatctgcagcagaaaatcctgcgcatcaaatctgcacagaatactgtacgtgtgaatacaccattaAAGTGAATCTCGAACTCCATTATCTCAGTGAAGTAATTTTCAAGTTAATTCATTAGGGTGttacagataataataataatgataataataaagtaGATCTCCCAAGAATATTTACtcaattattattctttttttacaGTATTCGATGGAAAGAACTATGAGAGAAGCTGGAGGAAGGCCTTTAGTAATTGCttttatatcttatagatgtccaCACTGCAGAAGGTTTTTGCCCATTCTCGAAGTAAGTAGAGTTCCATAAAGTAAGAAACCAAGAAAATCGGACTTATATAGTATGACATATAGGTATAGGTGTAGATCAGCCAAAAAAATTGCTAAGGCCTGAGAGTTTAAGGCAGTGAAGGTGCAGCTAGCAGTGGAGGCAGAGCTAGTGGTTGCCATTTCATTTGTGTGTTCATGAAAATTAAAGATGTGGTTACACAAAGGCCCTGATGTACTAAGAGTttctgtagttttctttgtgggttttaattccctacaattttttcccacggtatttactaatgtttccctacattttgcactttccctacattttgcttttcttacacatcttctgatctgtcgggttttcctcagctcaaatccaccacattttctgtggaaaccttagtaaatatgttgggtttttgtgaaaatgtccgaaACACGCCTCTTTTCCCAATGGACACACACCTTTTTTGGGGTTTTCCAGGGGATTTTCTGGGTGGAAAATCTGTCTGGtaaactctgcagtgtgcactgtgcagcggaatcccattgccagcaaggGGTCTtggctgcactggaatttctgagtggaatttcaaaactgaattctgctcggaaatagTGTGAACCAGACCTAACTGGTCTCCACTACTATCACATTGACCCTTTTCAGACCTCTGGGTCTTGAAGATATCAAAAGTTCCATATTTGGCAGTCTCCCCCTACTCTCTATGCACTTTCAGAGATCAGTTAGAGACTAGTTTACCCTCCTGGACCACTGTATCAATAAAGCACTTTCTGCCTTTTTCTCAACCCCATTCCTCATCTGTTGGCATTATATGAATAAAAATTACTATATTATTACTAATATTATAATGATATTATTCAATTTGACCGAGCAGGTACAAAAACTACTTTTTTAGAGTATTTTTCTTAGTCTCAAGTAATTGTATCTCTTTCTTCTATAGGCACTATGTCAAGAGATGCCTGATGTCATCTTCAAGAAAGTGGATGTTAACGCTTCAGAAGTAACTTTTATTTCAAtatattgtcttgcattagataTATAACTATCATAATGGAAATCAACTGGAGTCTTTTCTCTAAAGCTGTATGTTATTACCTTTAGGAGCTGAGGGATGAATATGGAATTGAGAGTGTACCAGATACTTACCTGTTCAAAAATGGTATTTTGGTAAGTGGATTTATATCAATAACATTACTATTATAATTGAATAACACAGTATTATTCACATTACCTTTATGTAATTGGTAGCTGTATGTTCATTATGTGGAGATCAGCAGAGGATTTTATTTTGAGCACTCACAATTTACCTATTACAAATGTGTTTCTATGACTGGAATCTTATGATCAGAGAGTCTTGGCACTTTAGATCTTATGTGAGAACTAAATACTGATGTGCTGAATGGATATATCAACCAAGCATTGTATAGCTTTCATATAGACATGTTGTAATTTCCTGCTTCACAACATATTTGTGCTGATACTTAAAATAGTTGGACCCACTTGCATTGAAAGACTGGTGGGGTGCCTATGACGCAATTGTACTAACCACATATTAGAGCCCATACTGCAGTTCCATTTTTTAGCTGTGCAGATGACTAACCAAACACAACCTATAAAATTGCACCAACCAAATGTAATTGATTTTATAGCAAAAGCAACACAGTAGTACCCATATAATAATGTCATAACCTTATGAGATGAGTGCAGATATgttgatatacatttttgtaagTTATTTGGTGTTGTATGAAATACCTTTCACATGTATTTTACTTTACTGTTCTAGTACATTATTCATCAACAACTTAACCACAGCTTATAGTAGTGCCCATATCAATCAGGCAGCCATTTATAAATACTAGGGTCTTTTAAATAGGTTTTCCATGATTTAGGATAGGACATCAATATTAGATCAGTGGGGGGCACAACTGATCAGCTAAAGGGCTGCAACAAGTGCCACATCTTCTTCTTTTACCCTGGCATGGTTGTGCCTAGAATTGCTGCTCATTACTACTTAGTCCCATTTAAGGGAATGGGGCAttgctgcaataccaggcacagcctCTTCAAAATGTAGGGAGCTGTACCTGATAAATAGTGAAGGAGACACAATGCTTAATAATTACTCAAATGACCTTACatatttattttgaatgtcattAATAAACTAATATATTTACATTACAGAGCAATCGAATAGCTGGGGCCGACAAAGAGTCACTGCTGAATAGTCTCCAGTTTCTGAGAAACTAGAATTGACCATCTTCCATCAGCTGCCATTTAGTTTAGGCTGTTTAACCATCATCTAAGTAACCTGACTTTACTATGTTTACATCCGCCACCATAGGCAATGTCAATTAAACATGTTATGAAATATCTAATTTATGTTTAATTAAAATAAAGACATATTCCTGTCTACATGCCCTCACTGTCTACAGAAAAAGCCCTAATGTCATAAAAGTGCTCTTAAAAGCAGAAAGGATTAAGAAGAGAACAAGCTACCAATACTACCAAGAGGTAAGTTTGATATtatgtggaactacaactcccagctgaccCTCACCATAGTCCCTTCACATTCCTGGCTTAACACTGCATACAGATGACTCTCACTACGGATGCCGCTGGTTCAGCTCCTAAGCTTAATCCCTTTTTCTTGCCATAAATGATCCCTTGCCATAAATGATATTTGAAAAGCATTAACTACCTGGCATGAGTAAAGAGAAATTTGAaatgtgtcactttttttttttaagtggatcTTTGGCAGGCTATGCTGGGGTAGGTCTAAGCAATCTATTCCAATCTTGTCCTCCCTCAGGAAGTTATGGATTTTTCCAGTTGTATTTTCTGGATGCAGTTCCCAGAATTATCACAAGATGGCAACATAAATACTGATAGAACTGTAGTTTAGTCAGGAAACAGCTATCGGTTGTTACCAAGAAAGCAGACAGAATGCGGCTATCCAGATCCAATAATCCATAATggtagacggaggtcccctcacctgcctccgtccgtctccaggggtcttccgctctggtctgagattgagtacactagagcagaagaccgcctataacactaatCGGTGCTAGCCCTATgccctacggaagctggtgagttgcctatatagtggtctctaaactgcagccctccagatgttgcaaaattacaactcccagtatgcccagacagctgtttgctgtgtgagcatgctaggatttgtagttttgcaacagctggagggctacagtttggagatcactgttcagtggtctctaaaatgtggccctctagatcttgcaaaactacaactcccagcatgcccacacagcagtttactgtctgggcatgctgggatttgtagttttgcaacatctggagggccacagtttagaggtcactgtgcagtggtctctaaactgtagccctccagatgttgcaaaactgcaaatcccagcatgcccaaacagcaaatagctgtctcggcatgctgggagttgtaggtgcatacctccagctgttgcatacctacatcagtacatactgggagttgtagttttgaaacagctggaggcacactggttggaaaaccttcagttaggttcttttacctgtgtgcctccagctgttgcaaaaatacaactccctgcctgtatggtctgtcagtgcatgctgggagttgtacttttgcaacagctggaggtttgcccacacccccccccatgtgaatgtacagggtacattcacacgggcgggtttacagagggtttccagcttcaagtttgagctgaggcaaatttttcaccgcagcgcaaactcctagcgggaaactcaccgtaaaccgctgccagtacgaatgtaccctaaaagcactacactacactaatacataataaagggtaaaacactacatacacacccccttacactgcccccccccccccaataaaaatgaaaacatcgtacggcagtgtttccaaaatggaacctacagctgttgcaaaacaacaactcccagcatttccggacagccactgaccaggcatgttgggagtttagcaacagctggaggcaccctgtttgggagtcaatggtgtagaatacccctatgtccacccctaagcaatccctaatttagtcctcaaatacacatggcgctctctcatttcggagccctgtcgtatttcaaggaaacagtttagggccacatatggggtattttcgtactcgggagaaattgcactacaattttttttttcctccttttaccccttacgaaaaggaaaagttagggtctacaccagcctgttaatataaattttttttttttacactaacatgcttgtgttgacccatactttttattttcaagaggttaaaggaaaaaaagacccccaaaatttataacgcaatttctcctgagtacggaaataccccatatgtgggcgtagaatgctctgcaggtgcacaaggctcaggattgagagcgcactatgtacagttgaggcctaaattggtgatttgcacaggggtggctgattttacagaagttctgacataaacacaaaaaaataaatacccacatgtaaccccattttggaaactacacccctcatggaacgtaacaaggggtatagtgagccttaacaccccacaggtgtttggcaaattttcgttaaatttggatgggaaaatgaagaaattttttttttcactaaaatgctggtgttactctaaattattcattttcacaagggaaaacagggaaaaaaagccccccaaaatgtataaccccatttcttctgagtaagaacataccctatatgtggatgtaaagtgctctgcgggtgaactacaatgttcagaagaaaaggagcgcaattgggattttggagagaaaattggccacatggccttcaattgtccggaattgaaggccatgtgtgtttacaaagccccatagtgccagaacaatggacccccccccccccccacatgtgaccccattttggaaactacacccacagggggctttgtaaatgcacacttccattccaaacaaattctgtctccaaaagcccaatggctgtCCTTCCCTCTGAGCAttctagtgcgccagcagaacacttgacatccacacatggggtatttccatactcagaagaaatggggttacaaatttgggggtcattttctcctattacccctttgggaatttgggaaaaaaactgcattttagtgaaaacatttttttttacatttacacctccgactttaacaaaaagtcgtcaaacacctgtggggtcataaggctcactggaccccttgttacattccttgaggggtgtagtttccaaaatagtatgccatgtgggattttttttgctgtcctggcaccatagaggcttcctaaatgtgacatgccccccaaaaaccatttcagcaaaatttgctttccaaaagccaaatgtgactccttctcttctgagcattgtagttcgcccacagagcattttacatcctaacatggagtatttccatactcaaaagagatggggttacaaattttggggagcattttctcccattagcctttgtaaaaatgctaaatttgggggaaaaactgcactttagtgaaatttttttttccatttacacatctgactttaacaaaaagtcgtcaaacacctgtgtgttaaggcacactggacccctgttacatgccttgaggggtgtagtttccaaaatagtatgccatgtgtttttttgctgttctgagaccataggggattcctaaatgtgacatgccactcactctccaaaatcccattgttgctccttcccttgtgagccctctactgtgctcgccgacaacttcacatacacatatgaggtattttcttactcaagagaaattgggttacaaattttggggggcctttttctcctattaccccttgtaaaaattcaaaaactgggtctacaagaacatgcgagtgtaaaaaattaagattttgtattttctccttcactttgctgctatttctgtaaaacacctaaagggttaacacacttactgaatatcattttgaatactttgaggggtgcagtttttataatggggtcatttatggggtatttctaatatgaaggcccttcaaatccacttcaaaaatgaactggtccctgaaaaattccgatttagaaaaatttttgaaaaatttgaaaactgctgctgaactttgaagccctctgatgtcttccaaaactaaaaacatgttaactttatgatgcaaacattttttggaatgtctattttccttacaagcagagagcttcaaagttagaaaaattcaaaattttcaattttttcatacaattttggaatttttcaccaagaaattatacaagtatcgacaaaaaatttaccactatcataaagtagaatatgtcacgaaaaaactgtctcggaatcagaatgaaaagtaaaagcatcccagtgttATTGTCAcctaccggcaggactggtagtggatcctctggaccagagaggcgatggcgcgggttgtaccagaggatcggttctaagtggttactggttatcaccagagcccgccgcaaggcgggatggtcttgttgcggcggtaaccaccaggtcgtatcctccagtagaaactcaacctctctggcagctgatatggcggagtacacagggagcaggcaggagcgtagtcggacgtagcagaggtcagggcaggcggcaagggttcacaggcgagtaggcggtagcaacgggttcggcaacaggcaaggcaatacacacaataggaacgctttctcagaggctctagggcacaaagatccggcaagggcaggaaggggcaggtgccttttattgggaaggcaggggaagtgaggaaccagcgcaccaattaccggtgcgctggacCTTTacatttactgaaggcggcgcgcgcgcgccctagagagcggggctgcgcgcgccgggaggcagagatggacggcgcaaggagcggggagccaggtaagtggaactgggacgcggcgcgtgaacgggggccagccgtcacggcagccgcgtccccgacacaagggaacccgtgtGACTGACCGGGAGTCGCCGGGATCCCGGGGCAGAAGGCCGAGGAGGTGGACGCTCCGGtccggggaccggagcgcacgctgtaacagtacccccccttaggtctccccctcttcttggtgaccagaaaagagagaatgagactgcggtccaagatattctcatcaggctcccaagacctctcctcaggaccgcaaccctcccaatccaccagaaaaaatattttccaaaGAGAGATCTTGGTCGCCAAGATCTCCTTAACAGAAAAATTATCGGAGGTACTTgcaacaggggtgggagaaaaaggcttgggagagaaacggttgaagacagcaggtttaagaagggagacatggaaagagttatggattcggagggagggaggaagatggagctggtaggagaCCTGATTAATCCGACTCTTGATtttgtagggtcccaagtagcgaggacccaacttgtagcttggAACCTTGAATCAAACCTTGTCACCTGGGCGGAATTCCGGAGG
Above is a genomic segment from Hyla sarda isolate aHylSar1 chromosome 1, aHylSar1.hap1, whole genome shotgun sequence containing:
- the LOC130306782 gene encoding thioredoxin-like codes for the protein MERTMREAGGRPLVIAFISYRCPHCRRFLPILEALCQEMPDVIFKKVDVNASEELRDEYGIESVPDTYLFKNGILSNRIAGADKESLLNSLQFLRN